In Alphaproteobacteria bacterium, the genomic window CGTTGCTATAGGCGGCCGTGCCAGCTCCTCTGGCGTAGCCGGCAAAATATCGTGGACTGGGAATTCCCACTCTTCAGGGATGAATGCGACGATCTGCCGCGCCGTATATTCGATCAAGGGTAGACTGCGGGCGCTTTCTAGCCAATCGGGGCGTGTATCCTCTTCTTCGTTCCAGATCAGCTTCTCGCCGCCGATGAAGGCCACGGCCACGACGATGACGCCGCGGGCGATGCCGAATAGGAAGCCGAGTGAGCGGTCGAGCGTGCTCAAGGCACTCGCCTTGACGTGGGCGACGACTAGGTGGATGGCGAGCCAAAAGATAACGAGGGAGCCAACGAACAGCCCAGCGCCGGTGGCAATATTGATGAGTAGCTCGTCTGGCAGATATTCGGCCACATGGGGGCGAGCGGCATCGAAAAAGTACACGGCAAACACTACCGAGCCCACCCAGCTGGCTATCGCCAGCACCTCGCGGACAAAACCGCGATGGAAGGCAAAGATCGCCGATACCAGAACGATGCCGGCAGCGAGCAAATCGATCCAGCCCAGCATTTCCATGATCCCCTGCCCGCTACGTTAAGTCTGACACGTCGGCAAGTTGCTGAACCATATCTGGCAGTCGCGCGATCTCGATGCAATCCATGCCGGCGGCAACGTTGCCGCGTGGCGGCCGCATGAGGGCCCGCGTGAAGCCCAGTTTCAACGCTTCTCTCAGCCTTGCTTCGGTATGCGTCACCGGTCTCACCTCTCCCGACAGGCCGACCTCGCCGAAGGCCACGGTCCGTTCCGGCAGCGGGCGGTCTCCCAGCGAGGAAATCAGCGCCGCCACTACGGCCAGGTCCGCGGCCGGTTCCGACACCCGTAGCCCACCGGCGACGTTGAGATACACATCGTTTGCGCCCACGGCAAGTCCGCAGCGTGTTTCGAGGACCGCGAGGATCATCGCCAGGCGGGCCGAATCCCAGCCGACGACCGTCCGGCGTGGCGTTCCCAGCGGCGACGGCGAGACCAGGGCCTCGATCTCGACCAGCAGGGGCCGGGTGCCTTCCATGCCCGCGAAGACGGCGGCGCCGCTGACCGGCGTCTCGCGCTCGGCCAGGAACAAGGCGGATGGATTGCTGACCTCGCCGAGGCCCGCATCGGTCATCTCGAAAACACCAATCTCGTCTGTGGCGCCGAAGCGATTCTTCACAGCGCGCAGAATGCGGAATTGGTGGCTGCGCTCGCCCTCGAAATAAAGTACCGTGTCGACAATATGTTCGAGCACCCGCGGCCCCGCGATCTGGCCTTCCTTGGTAACGTGGCCGACCAGTAGCAGCACGGTGCCGCGGCGCTTGGCGAGACGGATTAGCTCCTGGGCGCTGGCCCGCACCTGGGCCACCGTGCCGGGTGCGGATTCAAGCGAGTCCACATACATGGTCTGGATCGAATC contains:
- the radA gene encoding DNA repair protein RadA encodes the protein MARAASIPTCQACGAVHAKWAGQCDSCGAWNTLVEEAPVENLPKGLRSGGGTRLALEALSAPSRGTPRRAIGIGELDRVFGGGLVAGSAILVGGDPGIGKSTLLLQAAGALADGGTSAVYVSGEESADQVRLRASRLGLSKSPVSMVAATSVRDLLATLDADAPDVLIIDSIQTMYVDSLESAPGTVAQVRASAQELIRLAKRRGTVLLLVGHVTKEGQIAGPRVLEHIVDTVLYFEGERSHQFRILRAVKNRFGATDEIGVFEMTDAGLGEVSNPSALFLAERETPVSGAAVFAGMEGTRPLLVEIEALVSPSPLGTPRRTVVGWDSARLAMILAVLETRCGLAVGANDVYLNVAGGLRVSEPAADLAVVAALISSLGDRPLPERTVAFGEVGLSGEVRPVTHTEARLREALKLGFTRALMRPPRGNVAAGMDCIEIARLPDMVQQLADVSDLT
- a CDS encoding CvpA family protein — translated: MEMLGWIDLLAAGIVLVSAIFAFHRGFVREVLAIASWVGSVVFAVYFFDAARPHVAEYLPDELLINIATGAGLFVGSLVIFWLAIHLVVAHVKASALSTLDRSLGFLFGIARGVIVVAVAFIGGEKLIWNEEEDTRPDWLESARSLPLIEYTARQIVAFIPEEWEFPVHDILPATPEELARPPIATADTPAEDPGYSNEVRTQMERAIEGTSDETTPETPAPAGTVPETGADSN